The Vairimorpha necatrix chromosome 1, complete sequence genome contains a region encoding:
- a CDS encoding putative SP-containing membrane protein: MVCKIFLYFLFGCSKITFFVNHKENNVCDGYVGFSKEVDIYDEVKIFLSYDLNILEIKIDSNSYVADIVTLVSEFGLPLFPIDMKEFEELRRLGSNIQDSELRNYFNDSVKYFKCSFNCDEYKTCFLEYILYDAKTNNVSWAHSSPLFLDKNFISGNSCWQNKCDLKIDASSLDRIIEYLNKKCDLDTPNVLREIKNEKIKKKLLLQDELVNSSSIKSWGNMITELDIESNDENQQNNFQRTINDHNHNKTEKKNLNDSNVNMKTGNNNNNKKKAKPSSNRGPNNNNSKTPDVPYKGSLRYYHYVIMFLVAALSVCIYSKYKSN, from the coding sequence ATggtttgtaaaatatttttgtattttctttttggtTGCAGTaaaataactttttttgtaaatcacaaagaaaataatgtttGTGATGGATACGTTGGATTTTCAAAAGAAGTTGATATATATGATGaagtcaaaatttttctctcttatgatttaaatattttggaaataaaaattgattCTAACTCATACGTTGCAGATATCGTAACATTAGTAAGTGAATTTGGTTTACCTCTGTTTCCTATAGACATGAAAGAATTTGAAGAACTTCGAAGGTTAGGTTCAAATATACAAGACAGCGAACTGcgtaattattttaatgatagtgtaaaatattttaaatgtagTTTTAACTGTGATGAGTACAAAACctgttttttagaatatattttatatgatgCAAAAACCAACAATGTTTCATGGGCACATAGCTCTCCGTTGTTTCTTgataagaattttatttctggAAATTCGTGCTGGCAAAACAAATgtgatttaaaaattgatgCATCAAGCCTAGATAGaattattgaatatttaaacaaaaaatgcGATTTAGACACTCCCAACGTTTTAagagaaataaagaatgagaaaatcaagaaaaaattattgttaCAAGATGAGTTGGTAAATTCATCATCTATAAAGTCCTGGGGAAATATGATAACAGAGTTGGATATCGAGTCTAATGATGAAAATcaacaaaataattttcaacGTACAATTAATGATCATAATCATAataaaacagaaaaaaaaaatttaaacgaTTCAAATGTTAATATGAAAACTGGAAACAACAATAACAACAAGAAAAAAGCAAAACCTTCATCAAATCGTGGTCCAAATAACAATAATTCTAAAACCCCCGATGTCCCTTATAAAGGCTCATTGCGATATTACCACTACGTTATCATGTTTTTAGTAGCAGCACTATCAGTATGTATTtattctaaatataaaagtaattaa